One stretch of Plutella xylostella chromosome 15, ilPluXylo3.1, whole genome shotgun sequence DNA includes these proteins:
- the LOC105380714 gene encoding elongator complex protein 3 produces the protein MAKKKLLPNLSKEEKMVIVISEIIQELLVAHRQGKDVNLNKMKTRISSKYGLGTSPRLVDIIAAVPADAKKILLPKLKAKPIRTASGIAVVAVMCKPHRCPHINFTGNICVYCPGGPDSDFEYSTQSYTGYEPTSMRAIRARYNPYLQTRHRVEQLKQLGHSVDKVEFIVMGGTFMSLPEDYRDYFIRNLHDALSGHTSSNVAEAVKYSERSKTKCIGITIETRPDYCLQRHMSDMLNYGCTRLEIGVQSVYEDIARDTNRGHTVKAVCENFNLAKDAGYKIVAHMMPDLPNVDFERDVEQFIEFFENPAFRADGLKIYPTLVIRGTGLYELWKTGRYRSYPPSTLVDLIAKVLALVPPWTRVYRVQRDIPMPLVSSGVEHGNLRELALARMAELGASCRDVRTREVGVQEIHHRVRPYEVELIRRDYTANGGWETFLAYEDPDQDILVGLLRLRKCASDTYRPELKPGPQAAFKQCSIVRELHVYGSVVPVNARDPTKFQHQGFGMLLMEEAERIAREEHGSDKMAVISGVGTRNYYAKIGYHLEGPYMVKILV, from the exons ATGGCTAAAAAGAAACTTCTACCGAACCTCTCCAAAGAGGAGAAGATGGTGATAGTGATATCTGAGATCATACAGGAGCTTTTAGTGGCTCACCGTCAAGGTAAAGATGTTAACCTCAACAAGATGAAAACGCGTATTTCATCCAAATACGGACTCGGGACATCGCCAAGGCTCGTCGACATAATCGCGGCGGTGCCTGCTGATGCTAAAAAGATCCTTCTTCCGAAGCTGAAGGCTAAGCCCATCCGGACAGCGTCAGGAATAGCCGTGGTGGCCGTCATGTGCAAGCCTCACCGCTGTCCTCATATCAACTTCACCGGAAACATCTGCGTGTACTGCCCGGGTGGTCCAGACTCTGACTTTGAGTACTCGACGCAGAGCTACACGGGCTACGAGCCCACTTCCATGAGGGCGATCAGGGCTAGGTACAACCCATACTTGCAGACTCGGCACAGGGTGGAACAACTGAAGCAGTTAGGTCACAGTGTTGATAAAGTTGAGTTTATTGTCATGGGAGGCACGTTCATGAGTCTACCTGAAGACTATAGGGACTACTTTATAAG gaATCTCCATGATGCACTATCTGGGCACACATCCAGTAATGTGGCGGAGGCTGTCAAGTACTCTGAGAGGTCCAAGACCAAGTGCATCGGAATCACAATAGAAACCAGACCAGACTATTGTTTGCAAAGACATATGAGTGACATGCTCAATTATGGATGCACCAG GCTGGAAATTGGAGTGCAATCGGTGTATGAAGACATAGCTAGGGATACAAACAGAGGTCATACAGTTAAGGCTGTCTGTGAGAACTTCAACTTGGCTAAAGATGCTGGATATAAG ATTGTAGCTCACATGATGCCAGATCTGCCCAATGTGGACTTTGAGCGAGATGTGGAGCAATTTATAGAGTTTTTCGAGAACCCTGCATTCCGTGCCGATGGCCTCAAGATCTACCCGACCCTAGTGATCCGAGGCACTGGACTGTATGAGCTGTGGAAGACTGGACGGTACAGGAGTTACCCACCGTCGACACTGGTTGATCTGATTGCTAAGGTCTTGGCTCTGGTACCTCCATGGACTAGGGTTTACAG AGTGCAGCGCGACATCCCAATGCCGCTCGTCTCGTCCGGCGTGGAACACGGCAACCTGCGCGAGCTGGCCCTGGCGCGCATGGCGGAGCTGGGCGCGAGCTGCCGCGACGTGCGCACGCGCGAGGTGGGCGTGCAGGAGATACACCACCGCGTGCGCCCCTACGAG GTGGAGCTAATAAGGCGCGACTACACAGCCAACGGAGGCTGGGAGACCTTCTTGGCCTACGAAGACCCGGACCAGGACATCCTGGTGGGGCTGCTGCGCCTGCGCAAGTGTGCGTCCGACACGTACCGGCCGGAACTGAAGCCGGGACCGCAGGCCGCGTTTAAACAGTGCAGTATTGTGAGGGAGCTGCATGTTTATGGGTCTGTTGTGCCG GTGAACGCGCGAGACCCCACCAAGTTCCAGCACCAAGGCTTCGGCATGCTGCTCATGGAGGAGGCTGAACGCATCGCGAGAGAGGAACACGGCTCCGACAAGATGGCCGTCATATCCGGAGTAGGCACCCGGAACTATTACGCCAAGATTGGGTACCATTTGGAAGGGCCGTATATGGTGAAAATACTGGTTTGA
- the LOC105380713 gene encoding kynurenine aminotransferase isoform X2 codes for MTESSNKFKLPARYGAGEKSVWVEYIQLNAEYKPQVNLGQGFPDFHAPDHVRKALADVTTGPDPLLNQYTRGFGHPSLVKNLSRLYSPLFGREIDPMNEVLVTCGAYEALYSAILGHVDCGDEVVVIEPFFDCYDFMIRMAGGVPRFIALKPRPNAGQNMSSADWVIDEAELASLFNSKTKMIILNTPHNPLGKVFTEAELTLIADLCKKHNVLCLSDEVYEWMVYAPHKHIRIATLPDMWQRTITVGSAGKSFSVTGWKLGWALAPAPLMRNLQVVHQNCVYTCCTPVQEAVARAIDFELSRWGSPDCYYVSLARELEAKRDQLLKTLRDNGFKPTTPDGCYFIVADWTDLENKIDLSTEPDQYKDYKFTKKFAKEASVLAIPPTAFYSPEHKHLGENYARFCFIKKDENLALTDKLLREWNAGKK; via the exons ACGGGGCCGGCGAAAAAAGTGTTTG GGTAGAATACATCCAACTGAATGCAGAATACAAGCCTCAGGTGAACCTGGGCCAGGGGTTCCCTGACTTCCATGCGCCAGACCATGTGAGGAAGGCCCTCGCTGACGTCACCACCGGACCAGACCCTCTGCTCAACCAGTACACCAGGGGCTTT GGACACCCATCTCTAGTGAAGAACCTGTCCCGCCTGTACTCCCCGCTGTTCGGGAGAGAGATCGACCCCATGAACGAGGTGCTGGTCACCTGCGGGGCTTACGAAGCTCTGTACTCCGCTATATTGG GTCACGTGGACTGCGGCGACGAGGTGGTGGTGATCGAGCCGTTCTTCGACTGCTACGACTTCATGATCCGCATGGCGGGCGGCGTGCCCCGGTTCATCGCTTTGAAGCCG AGACCGAATGCAGGCCAGAACATGTCATCAGCCGACTGGGTGATAGACGAGGCGGAACTAGCTTCCCTCTTCAACAGCAAGACCAAGATGATAATACTCAACACCCCGCACAATCCCCTGGGGAAGGTATTCACGGAAGCTGAACTGACCCTCATTGCCGACTTGTGCAAGAAACACAATGTGTTGTGCTTGTCGGATGAGGTGTACGAGTGGATGGTTTATGCGCCTCATAAGCATATAAGGATTG CGACCCTCCCCGACATGTGGCAACGCACCATCACCGTCGGCTCGGCCGGCAAGTCCTTCTCAGTTACCGGCTGGAAGCTGGGCTGGGCGCTGGCCCCCGCGCCTCTCATGCGCAACCTGCAGGTCGTGCATCAGAACTGTGTTTATACGTGTTGTACACCTGTGCAG GAAGCAGTAGCCCGCGCCATAGACTTCGAACTGTCCCGGTGGGGCTCCCCGGACTGCTACTACGTGTCTCTAGCGCGCGAACTCGAAGCCAAGAGGGACCAACTGCTGAAGACGCTGCGGGACAACGGGTTCAAACCCACCACGCCAGACGGGTGCTATTTTATTGTCGCTGATTGGACTGATTTGG AGAACAAGATCGACCTATCCACGGAGCCCGACCAGTACAAAGACTACAAGTTCACTAAGAAGTTTGCCAAAGAAGCGAGTGTGCTCGCCATCCCGCCCACGGCCTTCTACTCGCCCGAACACAAGCATTTAGGGGAGAACTACGCACGGTTCTGCTTTATCAAG AAGGATGAAAATCTCGCGCTGACTGATAAACTTCTTCGGGAATGGAACGCGGGGAAGAAATGA
- the LOC105380713 gene encoding kynurenine aminotransferase isoform X3 — MFSYRNLRPAFQKSKFLLSHQGKQPVANMTESSNKFKLPARYGAGEKSVWVEYIQLNAEYKPQVNLGQGFPDFHAPDHVRKALADVTTGPDPLLNQYTRGFGHPSLVKNLSRLYSPLFGREIDPMNEVLVTCGAYEALYSAILGHVDCGDEVVVIEPFFDCYDFMIRMAGGVPRFIALKPRPNAGQNMSSADWVIDEAELASLFNSKTKMIILNTPHNPLGKVFTEAELTLIADLCKKHNVLCLSDEVYEWMVYAPHKHIRIATLPDMWQRTITVGSAGKSFSVTGWKLGWALAPAPLMRNLQVVHQNCVYTCCTPVQEAVARAIDFELSRWGSPDCYYVSLARELEAKRDQLLKTLRDNGFKPTTPDGCYFIVADWTDLENKIDLSTEPDQYKDYKFTKKFAKEASVLAIPPTAFYSPEHKHLGENYARFCFIKKDENLALTDKLLREWNAGKK, encoded by the exons ACGGGGCCGGCGAAAAAAGTGTTTG GGTAGAATACATCCAACTGAATGCAGAATACAAGCCTCAGGTGAACCTGGGCCAGGGGTTCCCTGACTTCCATGCGCCAGACCATGTGAGGAAGGCCCTCGCTGACGTCACCACCGGACCAGACCCTCTGCTCAACCAGTACACCAGGGGCTTT GGACACCCATCTCTAGTGAAGAACCTGTCCCGCCTGTACTCCCCGCTGTTCGGGAGAGAGATCGACCCCATGAACGAGGTGCTGGTCACCTGCGGGGCTTACGAAGCTCTGTACTCCGCTATATTGG GTCACGTGGACTGCGGCGACGAGGTGGTGGTGATCGAGCCGTTCTTCGACTGCTACGACTTCATGATCCGCATGGCGGGCGGCGTGCCCCGGTTCATCGCTTTGAAGCCG AGACCGAATGCAGGCCAGAACATGTCATCAGCCGACTGGGTGATAGACGAGGCGGAACTAGCTTCCCTCTTCAACAGCAAGACCAAGATGATAATACTCAACACCCCGCACAATCCCCTGGGGAAGGTATTCACGGAAGCTGAACTGACCCTCATTGCCGACTTGTGCAAGAAACACAATGTGTTGTGCTTGTCGGATGAGGTGTACGAGTGGATGGTTTATGCGCCTCATAAGCATATAAGGATTG CGACCCTCCCCGACATGTGGCAACGCACCATCACCGTCGGCTCGGCCGGCAAGTCCTTCTCAGTTACCGGCTGGAAGCTGGGCTGGGCGCTGGCCCCCGCGCCTCTCATGCGCAACCTGCAGGTCGTGCATCAGAACTGTGTTTATACGTGTTGTACACCTGTGCAG GAAGCAGTAGCCCGCGCCATAGACTTCGAACTGTCCCGGTGGGGCTCCCCGGACTGCTACTACGTGTCTCTAGCGCGCGAACTCGAAGCCAAGAGGGACCAACTGCTGAAGACGCTGCGGGACAACGGGTTCAAACCCACCACGCCAGACGGGTGCTATTTTATTGTCGCTGATTGGACTGATTTGG AGAACAAGATCGACCTATCCACGGAGCCCGACCAGTACAAAGACTACAAGTTCACTAAGAAGTTTGCCAAAGAAGCGAGTGTGCTCGCCATCCCGCCCACGGCCTTCTACTCGCCCGAACACAAGCATTTAGGGGAGAACTACGCACGGTTCTGCTTTATCAAG AAGGATGAAAATCTCGCGCTGACTGATAAACTTCTTCGGGAATGGAACGCGGGGAAGAAATGA
- the LOC105380713 gene encoding kynurenine aminotransferase isoform X1: MQTLMFSYRNLRPAFQKSKFLLSHQGKQPVANMTESSNKFKLPARYGAGEKSVWVEYIQLNAEYKPQVNLGQGFPDFHAPDHVRKALADVTTGPDPLLNQYTRGFGHPSLVKNLSRLYSPLFGREIDPMNEVLVTCGAYEALYSAILGHVDCGDEVVVIEPFFDCYDFMIRMAGGVPRFIALKPRPNAGQNMSSADWVIDEAELASLFNSKTKMIILNTPHNPLGKVFTEAELTLIADLCKKHNVLCLSDEVYEWMVYAPHKHIRIATLPDMWQRTITVGSAGKSFSVTGWKLGWALAPAPLMRNLQVVHQNCVYTCCTPVQEAVARAIDFELSRWGSPDCYYVSLARELEAKRDQLLKTLRDNGFKPTTPDGCYFIVADWTDLENKIDLSTEPDQYKDYKFTKKFAKEASVLAIPPTAFYSPEHKHLGENYARFCFIKKDENLALTDKLLREWNAGKK, from the exons ACGGGGCCGGCGAAAAAAGTGTTTG GGTAGAATACATCCAACTGAATGCAGAATACAAGCCTCAGGTGAACCTGGGCCAGGGGTTCCCTGACTTCCATGCGCCAGACCATGTGAGGAAGGCCCTCGCTGACGTCACCACCGGACCAGACCCTCTGCTCAACCAGTACACCAGGGGCTTT GGACACCCATCTCTAGTGAAGAACCTGTCCCGCCTGTACTCCCCGCTGTTCGGGAGAGAGATCGACCCCATGAACGAGGTGCTGGTCACCTGCGGGGCTTACGAAGCTCTGTACTCCGCTATATTGG GTCACGTGGACTGCGGCGACGAGGTGGTGGTGATCGAGCCGTTCTTCGACTGCTACGACTTCATGATCCGCATGGCGGGCGGCGTGCCCCGGTTCATCGCTTTGAAGCCG AGACCGAATGCAGGCCAGAACATGTCATCAGCCGACTGGGTGATAGACGAGGCGGAACTAGCTTCCCTCTTCAACAGCAAGACCAAGATGATAATACTCAACACCCCGCACAATCCCCTGGGGAAGGTATTCACGGAAGCTGAACTGACCCTCATTGCCGACTTGTGCAAGAAACACAATGTGTTGTGCTTGTCGGATGAGGTGTACGAGTGGATGGTTTATGCGCCTCATAAGCATATAAGGATTG CGACCCTCCCCGACATGTGGCAACGCACCATCACCGTCGGCTCGGCCGGCAAGTCCTTCTCAGTTACCGGCTGGAAGCTGGGCTGGGCGCTGGCCCCCGCGCCTCTCATGCGCAACCTGCAGGTCGTGCATCAGAACTGTGTTTATACGTGTTGTACACCTGTGCAG GAAGCAGTAGCCCGCGCCATAGACTTCGAACTGTCCCGGTGGGGCTCCCCGGACTGCTACTACGTGTCTCTAGCGCGCGAACTCGAAGCCAAGAGGGACCAACTGCTGAAGACGCTGCGGGACAACGGGTTCAAACCCACCACGCCAGACGGGTGCTATTTTATTGTCGCTGATTGGACTGATTTGG AGAACAAGATCGACCTATCCACGGAGCCCGACCAGTACAAAGACTACAAGTTCACTAAGAAGTTTGCCAAAGAAGCGAGTGTGCTCGCCATCCCGCCCACGGCCTTCTACTCGCCCGAACACAAGCATTTAGGGGAGAACTACGCACGGTTCTGCTTTATCAAG AAGGATGAAAATCTCGCGCTGACTGATAAACTTCTTCGGGAATGGAACGCGGGGAAGAAATGA